A genome region from Manis javanica isolate MJ-LG chromosome 3, MJ_LKY, whole genome shotgun sequence includes the following:
- the KLHL24 gene encoding kelch-like protein 24: protein MVLILGRRLNREDLGVRDSPATKRKVFEMDPKSLTGREFFDFSSGSSHAENILQIFNEFRDSRLFTDVIICVEGKEFPCHRAVLSACSSYFRAMFCNDHRESREMLVEINGILAEAMECFLQYVYTGKVKITTENVQYLFETSSLFQISVLRDACAKFLEEQLDPCNCLGIQRFADTHSLKTLFTKCKTFALQTFEDVSQHEEFLELDKDELIDYICSDELVIGKEEMVFEAVMRWVYRAVDLRRPLLHELLTHVRLPLLHPNYFVQTVEVDQLIQNSPECYQLLHEARRYHILGNEMMSPRTRPRRSTGYSEVIVVVGGCERVGGFNLPYTECYDPVTGEWKSLAKLPEFTKSEYAVCALRNDILVSGGRINGRDVWIYNSQLNIWIRVASLNKGRWRHKMAVLLGKVYVVGGYDGQNRLSSVECYDSFSNRWTEVAPLKEAVSSPAVTSCVGKLFVIGGGPDDNTCSDKVQSYDPETNSWLLRAAIPIAKRCITAVSLNNLIYVAGGLTKAIYCYDPVEDYWMHVQNTFSRQENCGMSVCNGKIYILGGRRENGEATDTILCYDPATSIITGVAAMPRPVSYHGCVTIHRYNEKGFKL from the exons ATGGTACTAATATTGGGACGAAGACTAAACAGAGAGGATCTTGGGGTGCGTGATTCCCCAGCAACTAAGCGTAAAGTTTTTGAAATGGACCCCAAATCTCTGACAGGCCGTGAGTTTTTTGACTTCTCTTCAGGATCATCCCATGCTGAAAACATACTCCAGATATTTAATGAATTCCGAGATAGCCGCTTATTCACAGATGTTATCATTTGTGTGGAAGGAAAAGAATTTCCTTGCCATAGGGCTGTTCTCTCAGCCTGTAGTAGCTACTTCAGAGCTATGTTTTGCAATGACCACAGGGAAAGCCGAGAGATGTTAGTTGAAATCAATGGTATTTTAGCTGAAGCTATGGAATGTTTTTTGCAGTATGTTTATACTGGAAAGGTGAAGATCACCACAGAGAATGTACAGTATCTCTTTGAAACATCAAGCCTCTTTCAGATTAGTGTTCTCCGGGATGCATGTGCCAAGTTCTTGGAGGAGCAACTTGATCCCTGTAATTGCTTAGGAATCCAGCGCTTTGCTGATACCCATTCCCTGAAAACCCTCTTCACAAAGTGCAAGACTTTTGCCTTACAGACTTTTGAGGATGTGTCCCAGCATGAAGAATTTCTTGAGCTTGACAAAGATGAACTTATTGATTATATTTGTAGTGATGAACTTGTTATTGGTAAAGAAGAGATGGTTTTTGAAGCCGTCATGCGTTGGGTCTATCGTGCTGTTGATCTGAGAAGACCACTGTTACATGAGCTCCTAACTCATGTGAGACTCCCTCTGTTACATCCCAACTACTTTGTTCAAACAGTTGAGGTAGACCAGTTGATCCAGAATTCTCCTGAGTGTTACCAGTTGTTGCATGAAGCCAGACGGTACCACATACTTGGGAATGAAATGATGTCTCCAAGGACTAGGCCACGCAG GTCAACTGGCTATTCTGAGGTGATAGTTGTCGTTGGAGGATGTGAACGAGTTGGAGGATTTAATCTTCCATACACTGAGTGCTATGATCCTGTGACAGGAGAGTGGAAATCTTTGGCTAAACTTCCAGAATTTACCAAGTCAGAGTATGCAGTCTGTGCTCTAAGGAATGACATTCTTGTTTCAG GTGGAAGAATCAATGGCCGTGATGTCTGGATTTATAACTCACAGTTAAATATTTGGATCAGAGTTGCTTCTCTAAATAAAGGCAGGTGGCGTCACAAAATGGCTGTCCTCCTTGGTAAA GTATATGTTGTTGGAGGCTATGATGGGCAAAACAGACTTAGCAGTGTAGAATGTTATGATTCCTTTTCAAATCGATGGACTGAAGTGGCTCCCCTTAAGGAAGCAGTGAGTTCACCTGCTGTGACGAGCTGTGTAGGCAAATTGTTTGTGATTGGCGGAGGACCTGATGATAACACTTGTTCTGATAAG gTTCAATCTTACGATCCAGAAACCAATTCTTGGCTACTTCGTGCAGCTATCCCAATTGCCAAGAGATGTATAACAGCTGTGTCCTTAAACAACCTGATATATGTGGCTGGCGGACTGACCAAGGCAATATACTGTTACGATCCAGTTGAGGATTATTGGATGCACGTACAGAATACATTCAGCCGGCag GAAAACTGTGGTATGTCTGTGTGTAATGGTAAAATATACATCCTGGGTGGAAGACGGGAAAATGGAGAAGCCACAGACACTATTCTCTGTTACGATCCTGCAACAAGTATCATCACAGGGGTGGCTGCAATGCCCAGGCCAGTGTCCTATCATGGCTGTGTGACTATTCATAGATACAATGAGAAGGGCTTTAAGCTCTAA